From Ignisphaera aggregans DSM 17230, the proteins below share one genomic window:
- a CDS encoding hypothetical protein (KEGG: vfi:VF_0322 divalent anion:sodium symporter family protein), whose product MRVPLIIWVAIIVFLLVLTPFINYKKTYPANKIFFIYPLEDIILPVIIALSFSLIAFLYLGILSTKEIDKHSDKVDIRLIKEYITGCHLASALSIIEILLLILFYIFSEWDILGAVAIALLFTIILIEFLTILMLWKIRIQTIANQIEK is encoded by the coding sequence GTGAGGGTACCACTGATTATATGGGTTGCAATAATAGTTTTCCTATTAGTGTTAACCCCGTTCATTAACTATAAGAAAACCTATCCAGCTAATAAGATATTCTTTATCTATCCACTAGAAGACATAATCCTACCTGTTATCATTGCCTTATCGTTCTCCCTAATAGCGTTCTTGTATCTAGGAATTCTATCTACCAAGGAGATAGACAAGCATTCGGATAAAGTTGATATAAGACTTATAAAGGAATATATAACGGGGTGCCATCTAGCGTCAGCACTATCAATTATTGAAATACTTCTCCTAATACTCTTCTACATCTTCTCAGAATGGGACATCCTCGGAGCAGTTGCCATAGCACTACTATTCACAATAATCTTAATTGAGTTCCTCACAATATTGATGCTATGGAAGATTAGAATACAAACAATTGCAAACCAAATAGAAAAGTAG
- a CDS encoding CRISPR-associated protein Cas2 (InterPro IPR003799~KEGG: ape:APE_1239a CRISPR-associated Cas2 family protein~PFAM: protein of unknown function DUF196~SPTR: Q05E21 CRISPR-associated protein Cas2~TIGRFAM: CRISPR-associated protein Cas2~PFAM: CRISPR associated protein Cas2~TIGRFAM: CRISPR-associated protein Cas2) → MPYIVVAYDISDDRKRLEVCEKLKSMGFTRIQRSLYIARGGSSKAKDVARALQRYIDRSTDSVLVMVIPREVLEKTITIGVNRVEINEQSYGVI, encoded by the coding sequence GTGCCATACATAGTTGTTGCATATGATATATCAGATGATAGAAAGAGGCTTGAGGTATGCGAAAAGCTGAAGTCTATGGGCTTTACAAGAATTCAGAGGAGTCTCTATATAGCTAGAGGAGGATCTTCAAAGGCAAAAGATGTTGCAAGAGCTCTACAGAGATATATAGATAGATCTACAGATAGTGTCCTAGTCATGGTTATACCGAGGGAAGTTCTTGAGAAGACAATTACAATTGGTGTAAATAGGGTTGAGATAAATGAGCAGAGCTATGGAGTTATCTAG
- a CDS encoding conserved hypothetical protein (KEGG: pai:PAE2755 hypothetical protein~SPTR: Q8ZUJ2 Putative uncharacterized protein~PFAM: Post-segregation antitoxin CcdA) — protein sequence MSTEVLSVRIRRELKEEAERLGIDVKSVVERALEAEIRRVRKQRFKALLDEGLKSIGLTAEEWVEAVRETRLER from the coding sequence ATGTCTACGGAGGTTCTATCTGTGAGGATTAGGCGTGAGCTTAAGGAGGAGGCTGAGAGGCTTGGGATAGATGTGAAGTCTGTGGTTGAGAGAGCACTTGAGGCAGAGATTCGTAGAGTTAGGAAGCAGCGGTTTAAAGCACTTCTCGATGAGGGGCTGAAGAGTATTGGTCTGACTGCTGAGGAGTGGGTTGAAGCTGTGAGGGAGACTAGGTTGGAGAGGTAG
- a CDS encoding protein of unknown function DUF77 (COGs: COG0011 conserved hypothetical protein~InterPro IPR002767~KEGG: sto:STS227 hypothetical protein~PFAM: protein of unknown function DUF77~SPTR: Q96YQ9 Putative uncharacterized protein STS227~PFAM: Domain of unknown function DUF77~TIGRFAM: conserved hypothetical protein TIGR00106) — MPIVVDLRIIPVGTCTTSLSTYIAEVIKTLKELGIRYNIHASGTNIEIETFEQLSQVLRRLTEKLSSMDIKRILIDISIDIRLDKENTIENKLDSIKRRLAN; from the coding sequence ATGCCCATAGTTGTTGACCTTAGGATAATCCCTGTAGGCACATGTACAACAAGTCTAAGTACATATATAGCCGAGGTAATCAAAACATTGAAAGAGCTTGGGATTAGGTATAATATACATGCATCTGGTACAAATATAGAGATAGAAACATTTGAACAGCTATCACAAGTTCTAAGGAGGTTAACAGAAAAACTAAGCTCTATGGATATCAAGAGAATATTGATAGATATATCGATAGATATAAGACTCGATAAAGAAAATACAATAGAAAACAAGCTAGACTCGATAAAGAGAAGACTCGCAAACTAA
- a CDS encoding CRISPR-associated protein Cas1 (COGs: COG1518 Uncharacterized protein predicted to be involved in DNA repair~InterPro IPR002729~KEGG: ape:APE_1240.1 putative CRISPR-associated Cas1 family protein~PFAM: protein of unknown function DUF48~SPTR: Q9YCL8 Putative CRISPR-associated protein Cas1~TIGRFAM: CRISPR-associated protein Cas1~PFAM: CRISPR associated protein Cas1~TIGRFAM: CRISPR-associated protein Cas1): MKTIFIAEPGSRLYCRRGGVYIATRDGRKIAITPDVDQIIIASSRVGISAKAIRYLAREGIDVVILDVNGYPIARLYMPYINKTVATRVGQYEKILSGLGIEIAKELIYSKIMNQAQLLKYLAKSSREEWLRDLGYEVEAIATDLYSAKDLDRDRIMGFEAHASRKYWQAIASLIPENLGFRGRDPDSLDPFNMALNYGYGILYSVCEKALVLAGLDPYLGVLHVAKSGRPSLTLDFVEMFRPIAIDKPLVIESKRLKIDVVGNRLDYESRKRIAEIVLSNLSAKYRCSKIDRSMSLEEHIRREAWDLAKFFREGSVYKGFRVYL; the protein is encoded by the coding sequence ATGAAGACGATATTCATAGCTGAACCTGGCTCTAGGCTTTATTGTCGTAGGGGAGGTGTATATATAGCTACAAGAGACGGTAGGAAAATAGCTATTACACCTGATGTTGATCAGATAATAATAGCTTCTTCAAGAGTTGGAATATCGGCTAAGGCTATTAGGTATCTAGCTAGAGAGGGTATAGATGTCGTTATCCTCGATGTAAATGGATATCCTATTGCAAGGCTATACATGCCTTATATAAATAAGACTGTTGCTACAAGGGTTGGTCAATATGAGAAGATTTTGAGTGGTCTTGGTATTGAGATAGCGAAGGAGCTTATATATAGCAAGATTATGAATCAGGCACAGCTGTTGAAGTATCTAGCTAAGAGTAGTCGTGAGGAGTGGCTTAGGGATCTCGGATATGAGGTAGAGGCTATTGCAACAGATCTCTACTCTGCAAAGGATCTAGATAGAGATAGGATAATGGGTTTTGAGGCACATGCATCTAGAAAATATTGGCAGGCTATAGCATCTCTCATCCCCGAGAACCTCGGTTTTAGGGGGCGTGACCCAGATTCTCTAGATCCATTCAATATGGCTCTCAACTATGGCTATGGAATTCTATATAGCGTCTGTGAAAAGGCTCTTGTTCTAGCTGGTCTAGATCCATATCTAGGTGTTCTCCATGTAGCTAAAAGCGGTAGACCTTCTCTAACCCTAGACTTTGTAGAGATGTTCAGACCTATAGCTATCGATAAACCTCTTGTTATAGAGTCTAAGAGACTTAAGATAGATGTTGTTGGTAATAGGCTTGACTATGAATCTAGAAAGAGGATAGCAGAGATAGTTCTATCCAATCTTAGTGCCAAGTATAGATGTAGCAAGATTGATAGATCTATGTCTCTAGAGGAGCATATAAGGAGAGAGGCATGGGACTTGGCAAAGTTCTTCAGAGAGGGATCTGTGTATAAAGGGTTTAGGGTGTATCTATAG
- a CDS encoding Protein of unknown function DUF2276 (InterPro IPR019267~KEGG: cma:Cmaq_1503 hypothetical protein~PFAM: Protein of unknown function DUF2276~SPTR: A8M9A8 Putative uncharacterized protein~PFAM: Uncharacterized conserved protein (DUF2276)~TIGRFAM: CRISPR-associated protein Cas6) gives MLYTARVYFTPMKLIPLAVWSGMYLYRELLNLFEAYGARFEHRNRKPFYLSPIFSDDGKFITSGMLEPDKIYMFRFSTIDSMLIDIFRTALGNNMNNNPIFRIVRIEESVFNSPILGQRDVDGKYMARIELKFAPTVFKYRGLEILYPSPTRFFLSIARDLYDIFNVNLRKDTINIIMNTEIASQKINIVKIYIGKSSNNAERHIKTFSGKATYVVLLHGERVPILNIFLRLAEMVGVGKNRSIGLGHVDILSIDVKKLK, from the coding sequence ATGCTATACACAGCTAGAGTTTACTTCACACCGATGAAACTAATTCCGTTAGCTGTCTGGAGTGGGATGTACCTATACAGAGAGTTACTTAACCTCTTTGAAGCTTATGGAGCTAGATTTGAACATAGGAATAGAAAACCGTTTTATTTATCGCCTATATTTAGTGATGATGGAAAATTTATTACCTCTGGCATGCTAGAGCCTGATAAAATCTATATGTTTAGGTTTTCAACTATAGATTCAATGCTTATAGATATATTTAGAACAGCGTTAGGCAATAATATGAACAATAATCCTATATTTCGAATCGTAAGAATTGAAGAATCCGTATTTAACTCTCCTATCTTGGGACAGAGAGATGTTGATGGGAAATATATGGCTAGAATAGAACTTAAATTCGCTCCAACAGTCTTTAAATATAGGGGCTTGGAAATTCTATACCCCTCTCCTACAAGATTTTTTCTCTCCATTGCAAGAGATTTATACGATATATTCAATGTGAATCTTCGTAAAGATACTATTAATATTATTATGAACACGGAAATTGCATCTCAAAAAATTAATATTGTTAAGATATACATTGGCAAATCATCAAATAATGCTGAGAGACATATAAAAACATTTTCGGGTAAAGCCACATACGTTGTTTTATTACATGGGGAAAGAGTACCTATATTAAATATTTTTCTAAGACTTGCCGAAATGGTGGGTGTAGGTAAGAACAGATCCATAGGACTTGGTCATGTAGATATTCTGAGTATTGATGTGAAGAAACTGAAATGA
- a CDS encoding CRISPR-associated helicase Cas3 (COGs: COG1203 helicase~InterProIPR001650:IPR011545:IPR014001:IPR014021:IPR 006474~KEGG: pfu:PF0640 ATP-dependent RNA helicase, putative~PFAM: DEAD/DEAH box helicase domain protein; helicase domain protein~SMART: DEAD-like helicase ; helicase domain protein~SPTR: Q8U335 ATP-dependent RNA helicase, putative~TIGRFAM: CRISPR-associated helicase Cas3~PFAM: DEAD/DEAH box helicase~TIGRFAM: CRISPR-associated helicase Cas3), with protein sequence MDSMLDTTVEAFKVMISRRAGLDKEAVTPYRYQLEAFREFERLASGDLDVLIVRAPPARGKTEAPIASFLAQFVSGEILLPRIIYATPTQTLLYSMVRRFEGYLEALSSAYESFKSWREKLNPVAEHGLDVDPQYLIPRFTVSTYDVVAYAWTARRAIPWRPFTTRGALISSLVVFDEAHLVQDSYTYSQRVFVKLVETMARSGTPIVIMSATLPNKFVEDLSKGLDGDLVREVVDSGASIPGKISVSVVDDSAPTTDFERAMAEILNVANDAARSGKDVLLVFNTVRAAVKVYNVLATKLEKEAFTVVEVKDKDDVERALKDDGKGRIALLVLVHGRLPMGVRRRREELFESLRRIRSGMTEEGLEKRWSLIVVATQVAEVGLDYSFDYVVAELAPPSALVQRIMRAGRIRGQHSEALVLPPIAFECDIDSECTPPSFFVYAKSTLDLGREFVGEISKDPARVADVIYVADWVDREFKAIESETKEWAEILVNRAHQILDTSRFVPPFATVVHRRILESFKFRLGEYVALRILGEETSELEKVADIGEFERRLGELIAKPGEGLRELIEGSVRYALHFRKREIGGDKYTVAMLPRECVWTVGDEHVVTYVRSVRGGKVEIGFLVLKKLDESGRVYAAPGVEDICGRLLICKRVPGFEPEIGLVEVEEVELVVR encoded by the coding sequence ATGGATTCAATGCTCGATACAACGGTTGAGGCATTTAAGGTGATGATCTCAAGACGTGCAGGCTTAGACAAGGAAGCCGTTACGCCCTACAGATACCAGCTGGAAGCCTTCAGAGAGTTCGAGAGGCTGGCTAGCGGTGACTTGGACGTGCTGATTGTACGGGCTCCACCAGCGAGGGGCAAAACAGAGGCACCCATCGCTTCCTTCTTGGCTCAGTTCGTTTCGGGCGAAATCCTCCTCCCAAGGATCATCTACGCCACCCCTACACAGACGCTACTGTATAGCATGGTTAGAAGGTTCGAGGGCTATCTCGAGGCTCTCTCCTCAGCATACGAGAGCTTCAAGTCATGGAGGGAGAAGCTGAACCCCGTGGCCGAGCACGGGCTGGACGTGGATCCACAGTATCTGATTCCTAGGTTCACGGTGTCCACATATGACGTTGTAGCGTATGCGTGGACCGCCAGGAGGGCGATTCCGTGGAGGCCCTTCACGACCCGCGGAGCCCTGATCTCAAGCCTCGTGGTGTTCGACGAGGCGCACTTAGTGCAGGATTCGTACACGTACTCTCAGAGGGTGTTCGTTAAGCTCGTCGAAACCATGGCTAGATCCGGGACCCCGATCGTGATCATGTCCGCGACTCTGCCCAACAAGTTCGTCGAGGATCTGAGCAAGGGTCTCGACGGAGACCTCGTGAGAGAGGTTGTTGATAGTGGCGCGTCGATTCCCGGCAAAATATCCGTATCCGTCGTTGATGACAGCGCCCCCACCACAGATTTCGAGCGGGCTATGGCCGAAATCCTCAATGTTGCGAATGATGCTGCGAGAAGTGGTAAGGACGTGCTGCTGGTCTTCAACACGGTCAGAGCTGCCGTTAAGGTCTACAACGTGTTAGCTACGAAGTTGGAGAAGGAGGCATTCACCGTAGTTGAGGTGAAGGATAAGGACGATGTCGAGAGGGCTCTGAAGGACGATGGGAAGGGCAGGATCGCCCTTCTGGTGCTCGTTCACGGCAGGCTTCCCATGGGCGTGCGCAGGAGGCGCGAAGAGCTGTTCGAAAGTTTGAGGAGAATACGCAGTGGAATGACTGAGGAAGGTTTGGAGAAGAGGTGGAGCCTCATAGTTGTGGCGACACAGGTGGCTGAGGTGGGTCTCGACTACAGCTTCGACTATGTGGTCGCTGAGCTTGCGCCGCCGTCAGCGCTAGTGCAACGGATTATGCGGGCTGGTAGAATCAGGGGGCAACACTCCGAAGCCTTAGTTCTGCCGCCCATCGCATTCGAATGCGACATCGATTCGGAGTGTACACCCCCCTCTTTCTTCGTGTACGCGAAAAGTACTCTAGACCTTGGAAGGGAGTTCGTGGGGGAGATCAGCAAAGACCCCGCTAGGGTTGCGGACGTAATCTACGTCGCCGACTGGGTGGACAGGGAGTTCAAGGCTATCGAGTCAGAGACCAAGGAATGGGCAGAAATACTTGTGAACCGAGCGCACCAGATCCTCGACACAAGCAGGTTCGTTCCGCCGTTCGCAACAGTAGTTCATCGGAGAATCCTTGAGAGCTTCAAGTTCAGGCTCGGAGAGTACGTAGCTCTGCGCATACTCGGCGAAGAGACCTCGGAACTTGAGAAGGTCGCTGACATCGGGGAATTCGAGAGAAGGCTCGGCGAGCTGATTGCCAAGCCCGGTGAGGGGCTGCGCGAACTCATCGAGGGGAGCGTTAGATACGCGCTCCACTTCAGAAAGAGGGAGATCGGCGGTGACAAGTATACTGTTGCCATGCTGCCAAGGGAATGCGTGTGGACCGTGGGCGACGAGCATGTTGTGACGTATGTGCGCTCGGTGCGTGGAGGGAAGGTCGAAATCGGCTTCCTGGTGCTGAAGAAGCTGGACGAGAGCGGCAGAGTCTACGCCGCACCAGGCGTGGAGGACATCTGCGGCAGATTACTGATCTGCAAGCGCGTTCCCGGATTCGAGCCGGAGATTGGTCTTGTAGAGGTGGAAGAGGTTGAACTCGTCGTTCGGTGA
- a CDS encoding CRISPR-associated protein Cas4 (COGs: COG1468 RecB family exonuclease~InterPro IPR013343~KEGG: ape:APE_1239.1 putative CRISPR-associated Cas4 family protein~PFAM: CRISPR-associated protein Cas4~SPTR: Q9YCL9 Putative CRISPR-associated protein Cas4~TIGRFAM: CRISPR-associated protein Cas4~PFAM: Domain of unknown function DUF83~TIGRFAM: CRISPR-associated protein Cas4) — protein sequence MELSSIEIPIVLIKEYVYCPRIAFYKYFMYWEPPTESMKFARYSKIDILKIVRGYGIDGDIYMEYPVKSRSLGIYGKIDIVIDNGKRVSIAEIKLETSRARLWRKSYHHLIQLTAYTIATEETFHKPIDRTFIVTQIGGEIIEINISPNLRRTTINIVEEFKKYIQQQKPPPKTPMKTRCNHCFYRKICV from the coding sequence ATGGAGTTATCTAGTATCGAGATACCCATAGTATTGATAAAAGAGTATGTCTACTGCCCAAGAATAGCATTCTACAAATACTTTATGTATTGGGAACCACCAACAGAGTCAATGAAATTTGCAAGATATTCAAAGATAGATATCCTGAAGATTGTTAGAGGCTATGGAATAGATGGAGATATATACATGGAGTATCCAGTAAAATCAAGATCTCTAGGGATATATGGAAAGATAGATATTGTTATAGATAATGGGAAGAGGGTGAGTATAGCAGAGATAAAACTGGAGACATCTAGAGCAAGGCTATGGAGAAAATCGTATCACCACCTAATACAGCTAACAGCATATACAATAGCAACAGAAGAAACATTTCACAAACCAATAGACAGAACATTTATAGTGACACAGATAGGGGGAGAGATTATAGAGATAAACATATCTCCAAACCTAAGACGGACAACTATAAACATTGTAGAGGAGTTTAAGAAATATATACAGCAACAAAAACCACCACCAAAAACACCTATGAAAACAAGATGCAACCACTGCTTCTATAGAAAGATATGTGTATAA
- a CDS encoding CRISPR-associated protein Cas5 family (InterPro IPR010153:IPR013422~KEGG: pfu:PF0641 hypothetical protein~PFAM: CRISPR-associated protein, MJ0382~TIGRFAM: CRISPR-associated protein Cas5 family; CRISPR-associated protein Cas5~TIGRFAM: CRISPR-associated protein Cas5, Apern subtype; CRISPR-associated protein Cas5, N-terminal domain) yields the protein MKVLLFEVKSLFYSYKAPIAYQVKASNMLPPPSALLGAVYRNYVRETSSSYSKDSLSEFLRSVAYAGFAVLPVDDRGFVSFRKFVVLLKHWRLEKDEEEPRPDAMLREYVYMHGRLVGVIAYNGLNNETLTKVVETIEYLGNSESLIGIRALESGLSVKSAEECGDGYMTQMISSSVNNLPRHGVIEQCGRVPRSPWGGRETADVCYVWNPLEPAGKDLYRPIRFGDIRTELLEDLRKKVACVESVALNARLVFTSAGFECLKRG from the coding sequence ATGAAGGTGCTCCTGTTCGAAGTCAAATCCCTTTTTTACTCCTACAAGGCACCCATCGCCTACCAGGTCAAGGCCTCCAACATGCTTCCCCCACCGTCTGCGCTCCTGGGGGCTGTGTACAGGAACTACGTAAGGGAAACCTCAAGCTCATACAGCAAGGATTCCCTGTCTGAATTCTTGAGGTCTGTGGCGTATGCAGGCTTTGCGGTCCTCCCCGTGGATGACAGAGGCTTCGTATCGTTCAGGAAGTTCGTGGTTCTGCTGAAGCATTGGAGACTCGAAAAGGACGAAGAAGAACCCCGCCCCGATGCTATGCTCCGCGAGTACGTCTATATGCACGGCAGGCTCGTGGGTGTGATTGCCTATAACGGGTTAAACAACGAAACCTTAACGAAGGTTGTTGAAACTATTGAGTACTTGGGGAACAGCGAATCGCTGATTGGCATCAGGGCACTGGAATCGGGGCTCTCAGTAAAGAGCGCCGAAGAGTGCGGAGATGGGTACATGACGCAGATGATCTCTAGCTCTGTAAATAATCTGCCCCGCCACGGAGTTATAGAGCAGTGCGGAAGGGTTCCCAGATCACCCTGGGGTGGGCGTGAAACCGCTGATGTATGCTATGTGTGGAACCCCCTCGAGCCCGCCGGTAAAGACCTCTACAGACCCATACGGTTCGGTGACATACGAACCGAGCTACTAGAGGATCTACGCAAGAAGGTTGCCTGCGTCGAGAGCGTAGCACTGAACGCCAGACTCGTGTTCACCTCCGCGGGCTTTGAATGCCTCAAGAGGGGGTAG
- a CDS encoding CRISPR-associated protein, Csa1 family (COGs: COG4343 conserved hypothetical protein~InterPro IPR009260~KEGG: ape:APE_1241.1 putative CRISPR-associated protein~PFAM: Protein of unknown function DUF911 endonuclease-like~SPTR: Q9YCL7 Putative CRISPR-associated protein~TIGRFAM: CRISPR-associated protein, Csa1 family~PFAM: Archaeal protein of unknown function (DUF911)~TIGRFAM: CRISPR-associated protein, Csa1 family) codes for MGVLMGKDRGLLYVIGLCLRVREKSFLWICFVRWFDMLPRWVWDYVRATAGDGMYAEVRGWRFDVVGSRFRARPSISEVASPCPTKRDVYLRRVLHTYVDSQVLRLGRAVHEVFLLPFRYRGRDIEWLYGMFRRSLKDYADLRGYWKAFESVFRKSLALSMIAEEEQMPISVEPYIPGGAIGLSDFVRPDLMVGFMPIDITLSLGGNSLERKELALAGYALAIEAWSGNPVDIGITIGISINSDVRFQWRVVRIDDSLRRRFIEARDDVARIIEYGEDPGKPSQCLKMCPFREVCGV; via the coding sequence ATGGGTGTTCTAATGGGAAAGGATAGAGGTTTGCTCTATGTTATAGGGCTGTGTCTAAGGGTTAGAGAGAAAAGCTTTTTGTGGATATGTTTTGTTAGGTGGTTTGATATGTTGCCTCGATGGGTTTGGGATTATGTTAGGGCTACAGCTGGTGATGGTATGTATGCTGAGGTGCGTGGTTGGAGGTTTGATGTTGTTGGTAGTAGGTTTCGTGCTAGGCCATCGATATCTGAGGTTGCTAGTCCTTGTCCTACGAAGAGGGATGTTTATCTTAGGAGGGTTTTGCATACATATGTGGATTCACAGGTTCTTAGGCTTGGTAGGGCTGTTCATGAGGTTTTTCTATTGCCGTTTAGGTATAGGGGTAGGGATATCGAGTGGCTATATGGTATGTTTAGACGTAGCTTAAAGGATTATGCAGATCTTCGTGGATATTGGAAGGCATTTGAATCTGTATTTAGAAAGTCTTTGGCGTTATCTATGATTGCTGAGGAGGAGCAGATGCCTATATCTGTAGAACCCTATATTCCTGGTGGAGCTATTGGGCTATCTGATTTTGTTAGACCTGATCTCATGGTCGGTTTTATGCCTATAGATATAACGCTTTCTCTTGGTGGTAATAGCCTTGAGAGAAAGGAGCTTGCTTTAGCTGGTTATGCATTGGCTATAGAGGCTTGGAGTGGTAATCCTGTTGATATCGGTATAACTATAGGTATCTCTATAAATAGTGATGTAAGATTTCAGTGGAGGGTTGTAAGGATTGATGATAGTCTTAGGAGGAGGTTTATTGAGGCTAGAGACGATGTTGCTAGGATTATTGAGTATGGGGAGGATCCTGGAAAGCCTTCCCAGTGTCTGAAGATGTGTCCCTTTAGAGAGGTTTGTGGGGTATGA
- a CDS encoding PilT protein domain protein (COGs: COG4113 nucleic acid-binding protein contains PIN domain~InterPro IPR002716~KEGG: pai:PAE2754 hypothetical protein~PFAM: PilT protein domain protein~SPTR: Q9UXI4 Putative uncharacterized protein~PFAM: PIN domain), which yields MYTEYLLDASAIYPLLLELRERFIDYAHRFSVLDLTIYEVGNTLLKEFKRGRISNLRAIVELFNEIFSYVNIVRTHIDIPKIVELALNENLTFYDASYIYTARQLGIKLVTDDKDLLRFPESINTQTLIEILTRESEESR from the coding sequence ATGTATACAGAATATCTACTCGATGCCTCGGCTATATACCCCTTGCTACTAGAATTAAGGGAGAGGTTTATAGACTATGCCCATAGATTCTCAGTACTAGATTTAACTATATATGAAGTCGGCAATACATTGCTAAAGGAGTTTAAGAGGGGCAGAATCTCGAATCTGAGAGCTATAGTAGAGCTCTTCAATGAAATATTCAGCTATGTTAACATAGTCAGAACTCATATCGACATACCCAAAATAGTTGAACTAGCACTAAATGAAAACCTTACATTTTATGACGCTTCATACATATATACAGCCCGCCAACTCGGAATTAAACTTGTTACGGATGACAAGGATCTTCTCAGATTTCCCGAATCTATCAATACCCAGACCCTGATAGAGATTCTGACTCGAGAAAGCGAAGAATCTCGTTAG